A section of the Cololabis saira isolate AMF1-May2022 chromosome 6, fColSai1.1, whole genome shotgun sequence genome encodes:
- the pikfyve gene encoding 1-phosphatidylinositol 3-phosphate 5-kinase isoform X1, with protein MTCVSNSNSVAFFKSRRSSDMAADDKSSSSSSTEWNIEPPVISPASPSHLTHFKPLTPEQEEPPLRSAYSSFVSLFRFNNKEEGRPSSTASEKSDAPSPARQSDRRSLSSSPSHSIHGPRSHRKLHPEHLRRTSTASDGSRKSDTPLSNHDPRTAVQLRTALKRLKEIMEGRSQDSDLKQYWMPDSQCKECYDCNEKFTTFRRRHHCRLCGQIFCSRCCNQEIPGKFMGYTGDLRACTYCRKLALSYAHSADSCSIGEDLNALSDSPGSVCVLEPSEPRTPVGGRKASRNIFLEEDLTWQRKSVSSLSHRKTPIGMRKNMIHQESQNSGIASRLTTLQEDVGKSPARKRSASVTNLSLDRSGSSLVPSYDSSVSPPTSRAMSGTKSGSKLDHSEEERKILLDSSQLKDLWKKICHNSTGMEFQDHRYWLRTYPNCIVGKELVNWLLRNGTISTRAQAIAIGQALVDGRWLDCVTHHDQVFRDEYALYRPLQSTEFSETPSPDSDSVNSLEGHSEPSWFKDIKFDDSDTEQLPDEAEYTMPSTYVTSNTNLRLLLWFVRTEVCLIPDSASPSKRTSVSSFHSAVDSDSASSINLNMEQNNVNFHIKKQSKYPHVPPAAEQKEFLVSEDGGQNIVISDAFIKESLFNRRVEEKAKEMLFTPLGWHHSSLDQLREENGEKKAMERLLSANHSHMMALLQQLLYSESLSLSWRDIIVPVVRQVVQTVRPDVRNCDDDMDIRQLVHIKKIPGGRKFDSMVVNGFVCTKNIAHKKMNSYIKNPKILLLKCSIEYLYREETKFTCIDPIVLQEREFLKNYVQRIVDVRPNLVLVEKTVSRIAQDMLLEHGITLVINVKPQVLDRVSHMTQGDLVISMDQLLTKPRLGTCHKFFMQPFTLASSEAKTLMFFEGCPPHLGCSIKLRGASEYELARVKEIIMLMVCVAYHSQLEISFLMDEFAMPPSLPQSSSFPCLLEGTTADEDTDGDSLERTVGNDDSTLGEQPDDKALPSNGELKPRSPPCSVSEEAVSMEVRTSSPLSTPPSLPVPVAPPFLLEDDQEMDSDTLIGASEGEAGGEESLSRGESLGPDDGERSETPTPKLFRDPLQDDTGMFVTEQVSSSDDRLKSISAVFKQELKDIIMCISPFITFKEPFLLTPAGMHCPSRDYFPEQVYLSPLLNKDLKELDGRRKRQLLKDSAPSSLANGQINGAAQPKPISVLPCHGLTRTRIVGQLNSSQDLARMLADYRAKGGRIRQKEVGDPFCSPASSQSRATETASKAPAKTDVEEDKMNKQNDMSWTPKLDCLNPVNHQRLCVLFSSSSVQSNNAPNPCVSPWIVTMEFYGKNDLSLGVFLERYCFRPSYQCPSMFCETPMVHHIRRFVHGSGCVQIVLKELDSPVPGYQHTILNYSWCRICKQVTPVVPLSNDSWSMSFAKYLELRFYGHQYTRRANAEPCGHSIHKDYHQYFSYNQMVASFSYTTVRLLEICLPRPKLFIRNLGPSKSNLQQDLKDFSQKVTQVYLAIDDRLTSLKTETFSKTREEKMEDLFAQKDMEEAELRSWIEKLQMRLQACGLDSPQQLQAVLESLVVKKQSLCEMLQSWNSRLQELFQQEKGRKRLSVPPSPGRHRPTATEDGSKSAVESSPRNPSPVVQNGDKEDRHLCPLLSTTSSLLPSPGDPGADPATPAPPSAEQDSLSLPEDVFDGHLLGSTDSQVKEKSTMKAILANFLPGNSYNPIAIPFDPDKHYLMYEHERVPIAVCEREPSSIIAFALSCKEYKTALDELSRVSNAGVDEAPQVSSSAESRVKSSPARTSDSSSSQQSRNSSDTDPPKDADSADKQKKQTLNPHIELQFSDTSAKFYCRIYYAEEFHKMREEIMESSEEDFVRSLSHCVNWQARGGKSGAVFYATEDDRFILKQMPRLEVQSFLDFAPHYFTYITGGVQQKRPTALAKILGVYRIGYKNSQNNTEKKLDLLVMENLFYGRKMAQVFDLKGSLRNRNVKTDSGKESCEVVLLDENLLKLIHDNPLYIRSHCKAILRAAIHSDAYFLSSHLIIDYSLLVGRDDATDQLVVGIIDYIRTFTWDKKLEMVVKSTGILGGQGKMPTVVSPELYRARFCEAMDKYFLMVPDHWTGLGTNC; from the exons aGGAGGGCCGTCCTTCCTCCACTGCTTCAGAGAAGTCGGATGCGCCGTCCCCTGCCCGTCAGTCGGATAGGCGGAGCTTGTCATCCAGTCCTTCCCACTCCATCCATGGCCCGAGATCACACCGGAAGCTGCACCCCGAGCACCTCCGGCGCACCTCCACCGCCTCTG ACGGCAGCAGGAAGTCGGATACACCGCTCAGTAACCATGACCCCCGGACCGCCGTGCAGCTTCGCACCGCTCTGAAGAGGCTGAAGGAGATCATGGAGGGAAGGAGCCAG GACAGCGATCTGAAGCAGTACTGGATGCCGGACAGCCAGTGTAAGGAGTGTTACGACTGCAACGAGAAGTTCACCACCTTCCGCCGAAGGCACCACTGCAGACTGTGTGGACAGATCTTCTGCAGCCGCTGCTGCAACCAGGAGATCCCCGGGAAGTTCATGGGCTACACGG GAGATCTGCGGGCCTGCACGTACTGCCGCAAGCTGGCGCTCAGCTACGCTCACTCCGCAGACTCGTGCTCCATCGGCGAGGACCTGAACGCCTTGTCGGACTCTCCCGGCTCCGTGTGCGTGCTGGAACCGAGCGAGCCGCGGACCCCGGTGGGGGGGCGGAAGGCCAGCAGGAACATCTTCCTGGAGGAAGACCTGACCTGGCAGAG AAAATCTGTTTCCTCTCTCTCGCATAGAAAAACTCCCATTGGGATGAGGAAGAA CATGATTCACCAGGAGTCTCAGAACAGCGGCATCGCCTCAAGACTCACAACGCTGCAGGAGGATGTGGGAAAGTCACCGGCGAGGAAGAG aTCTGCCAGTGTGACCAACCTGTCCCTGGACCGCTCTGGATCCTCCCTGGTCCCGTCCTACGACAGCTCGGTAAGCCCACCCACCAGCAGAGCCATGTCCGGGACCAAGAGCGGCTCCAAGCTGGACCACagtgaggaggagaggaagatccTGCTG GACTCCTCTCAGCTGAAGGACCTCTGGAAGAAAATCTGCCATAACAGCACAGGGATGGAGTTCCAGGACCACAGGTACTGGCTGAGGACCTACCCCAACTGCATTGTGGGGAAGGAGCTCGTCAACTGGCTGCTGAGGAACGGCACCATCTCCACCAG GGCCCAAGCGATCGCAATCGGCCAGGCGTTGGTGGACGGCCGCTGGCTGGACTGCGTCACCCACCACGACCAGGTGTTCAGGGACGAGTACGCCCTCTACCGCCCTCTCCAG AGTACAGAGTTCTCCGAAACGCCGTCTCCCGACAGCGATAGCGTCAACTCCCTTGAGGGCCATTCAGAGCCGTCCTGGTTCAAGGACATCAAGTTTGATGACAGCgatacagagcagcttcccgaTGAGGCCGAGTACACCATGCCCAGTACGTATGTCACATCCAACACAAATCTGCGTCTTCTCCTGTGGTTTGTGCGAACCGAAGTCTGTCTGATTCCAGACTCCGCCAGCCCCAGCAAGAGGACGTCGGTCAGCAGCTTCCACTCGGCGGTGGACAGCGACTCGGCCTCCTCCATCAACCTCAACATGGAGCAGAACAATGTGAACTTTCACATCAAGAAGCAGTCCAAATACCCTCACGTGCCACCTGCTGCAGAGCAGAAAG AATTTCTCGTGTCTGAGGATGGAGGGCAGAACATTGTGATCAGCGATGCCTTCATCAAAG AGTCTCTGTTCAACCGCCGCGTGGAGGAGAAGGCTAAAGAGATGCTGTTCACGCCGCTGGGCTGGCACCACAGCTCCCTGGATCAGCTCAGggaggagaacggggagaagaAGGCCATGGAGAGGCTGCT CTCGGCCAACCACAGCCACATGAtggcgctgctgcagcagctgctctaCAGCGAGTCCCTGTCTCTGTCCTGGAGGGACATCATCGTCCCCGTGGTCCGGCAGGTCGTCCAGACGGTCCGGCCCGATGTCCGCAACTGCGACGACGACATGGACATCCGTCAGCTGGTCCACATCAAAAAG ATTCCTGGAGGCAGAAAGTTCGACTCCATGGTGGTAAACGGCTTCGTCTGCACCAAGAACATCGCTCACAAGAAG ATGAACTCCTACATCAAGAACCCCAAGATTCTGCTGCTCAAGTGCTCAATCGAGTACCTGTACAGGGAGGAGACCAAGTTCACCTGCATCGACCCCATCGTGCTTCAG GAGAGGGAGTTTCTGAAGAACTACGTGCAGCGCATCGTGGACGTCCGTCCGAACCTGGTGTTGGTGGAGAAGACGGTGTCCCGCATTGCTCAGGACATGCTGTTGGAGCACGGCATCACACTGGTCATCAACGTCAAGCCG CAAGTCTTGGACAGGgtgagtcacatgactcagggGGACCTGGTGATTTCCATGGACCAGCTCCTCACAAAACCCCGTCTGGGAACCTGCCACAAGTTCTTCATGCAGCCCTTCACGCTGGCTAGCA GTGAGGCAAAGACTCTGATGTTCTTCGAGGGTTGTCCTCCTCATCTGGGCTGCTCCATCAAGCTCCGCGGCGCGTCGGAGTATGAACTGGCCAGGGTCAAAGAGATCATCATGCTGATGGTGTGCGTGGCCTACCACTCGCAGCTGGAGATCTCCTTCCTCATGGACGAGTTTGCCATGCCGCCCAGCTTGCCCCAGAGCAGTTCCTTCCCGTGCCTGCTGGAGGGCACCACCGCAGACGAGGACACGGACGGAGACAGCCTGGAGAGGACGGTTGGAAACGACGACTCTACATTAGGAGAACAGCCTGACGACAAAGCACTTCCCTCCAATGGAGAACTGAAGCCACGATCGCCGCCCTGCTCCGTCAGCGAGGAGGCTGTGAGCATGGAGGTGAGGACGTCGTCTCCGTTAAGCACCCCCCCTTCACTGCCTGTGCCCGTggctcctcccttcctcctggaGGACGACCAGGAGATGGACTCGGACACTCTCATCGGGGCCTCTGAGGGGGAGGCGGGGGGAGAGGAAAGCTTATCGAGGGGGGAGTCGCTCGGCCCGGACGACGGCGAGCGTTCGGAGACGCCCACCCCCAAGCTGTTCCGCGACCCCCTGCAGGACGACACGGGGATGTTCGTGACCGAGCAGGTGTCGTCCTCCGACGACCGCCTGAAATCCATCTCTGCCGTGTTCAAGCAGGAGCTGAAGGACATCATAATGTGCATTTCCCCCTTCATCACGTTCAAGGAGCCGTTCCTCCTCACGCCTGCAGGGATGCACTGCCCCAGCAGGGATTACTTCCCCGAACAG GTCTACTTATCTCCTCTCCTCAACAAAGACCTGAAGGAGCTGGACGGGCGCAGAAAGCGGCAGCTGCTCAAAGACTCCGCACCCTCCTCCCTGGCCAACGGTCAGATAAACGGTGCCGCGCAGCCAAAGCCCATCAGCGTCCTGCCGTGTCACGGTCTCACCAGGACCCGCATCGTGGGGCAGCTGAACAGCAGCCAGGATCTGGCCAGGATGCTGGCGGACTACAGAGCCAAAGGGGGCCGAATCCGGCAGAAAGAAGTCGGCGACCCCTTCTGCTCCCCCGCTAGCAGTCAGAGCCGGGCGACCGAGACTGCGAGCAAAGCACCGGCGAAGACTGACGTTGAAGAGGACAAGATGAACAAACAGAATGACATGAGCTGGACCCCGAAG CTGGACTGCCTGAACCCGGTCAACCACCAGCGGCTGTGTGTGCTGTTCAGCAGCTCCTCGGTTCAGTCCAACAACGCTCCCAACCCCTGCGTCAGCCCCTG GATTGTCACCATGGAGTTTTACGGCAAGAACGACCTCTCTCTGGGTGTTTTCCTGGAGCGATACTGCTTCAG GCCGTCGTACCAGTGCCCCAGCATGTTCTGCGAGACTCCCATGGTGCACCACATCCGACGCTTCGTGCACGGCAGCGGCTGCGTGCAGATcgtgctgaaggagctggactCCCCCGTACCCGGTTACCAGCATACCATCCTCAACTACTCCTGGTGCCGCATCTGCAAACAG GTGACTCCGGTGGTGCCGCTCTCCAACGACTCGTGGTCCATGTCTTTTGCCAAATACCTGGAGCTCCGTTTCTACGGCCACCAGTACACCAGACGGGCCAACGCCGAGCCCTGCGGCCACTCCATCCACAAGGATTACCACCAGTACTTCTCCTACAACCAGATGGTGGCGTCCTTCAG CTATACGACTGTGAGGCTGCTGGAGATCTGTCTTCCACGCCCCAAGCTCTTCATCAGGAACCTGGGGCCTTCCAAAAGCAACCTGCAGCAGGACCTGAAGGACTTCTCTCAGAA AGTGACTCAGGTGTACCTGGCCATCGACGACCGCCTCACCTCCCTGAAGACCGAGACCTTCAGCAAAACGCGAGAGGAGAAGATGGAGGACCTGTTCGCTCAGAAAGAC ATGGAGGAGGCGGAGCTACGCAGCTGGATCGAAAAGCTCCAGATGCGACTGCAGGCCTGCGGTCTGGACTCTCCTCAGCAGCTGCAGGCGGTTCTGGAGTCGCTGGTGGTGAAGAAACAGAGTTTGTGTGAGATGCTGCAGTCCTGGAACAGCAG ACTCCAGGAGCTGTTCCAGCAGGAGAAAGGCAGGAAGCGTCTGTCCGTCCCTCCGAGCCCCGGCAGGCACAGACCCACCGCCACTGAAGACGGCAGCAAG AGCGCGGTGGAGTCCTCCCCTCGTAACCCGTCCCCCGTGGTGCAGAACGGAGATAAAG AGGATCGTCACCTCTGCCCGCTGCTCTCAACCACCTCCTCCCTGCTGCCGTCGCCGGGAGACCCCGGAGCTGATCCGGCCACACCGGCACCCCCCTCCGCTGAGCAGGACTCTCTCAGCCTCCCAGaag ACGTGTTTGACGGACACCTGCTGGGCTCCACCGACAGCCAGGTGAAGGAGAAGTCCACCATGAAGGCCATCCTCGCCAACTTCCTGCCCGGCAACAGCTACAACCCCATTGCCATCCCGTT CGATCCAGACAAGCATTACCTGATGTACGAGCACGAGCGGGTGCCCATCGCCGTATGTGAGAGGGAGCCGAGCTCCATCATCGCCTTCGCTCTCAG CTGCAAGGAGTACAAAACGGCGCTGGACGAGCTGTCCAGGGTGTCCAATGCTGGCGTGGACGAGGCTCCGCAGGTCTCCAG CTCTGCTGAGAGTCGGGTGAAGAGCAGCCCTGCCAGGACCAGCGACTCGTCATCGTCGCAGCAGAGCCGCAACAGTTCGGACACGGATCCTCCCA AAGACGCCGACTCGGCCGACAAACAGAAGAAGCAGACGCTAAATCCGCACATCGAGCTGC AGTTCTCCGACACCAGCGCCAAATTCTACTGTCGGATCTACTACGCCGAGGAGTTCCACAAGATGCGCGAGGAGATCATGGAGAGCAGCGAGGAGGATTTCGTCCGCTCGCTGTCGCACTGCGTCAACTGGCAGGCTCGAGGAGGGAAGTCCGGCGCCGTTTTCTACGCCACTGAAG ACGACCGGTTCATCCTGAAGCAGATGCCCCGACTGGAGGTCCAGTCCTTCCTGGACTTCGCGCCGCACTACTTCACCTACATCACCGGAGGCGTGCAGCAGAAG CGGCCGACTGCTCTGGCGAAGATCCTGGGAGTTTACAGGATCGGATACAAGAATTCCCAGAACAACACGGAGAAGAAGCTGGACCTGCTCGTCATGGAAAACCTCTTCTACGGACGCAAGATGGCCCAG GTGTTCGACCTGAAAGGCTCGCTCAGGAACCGTAACGTGAAGACGGACTCGGGGAAGGAGAGCTGCGAGGTGGTTCTCCTGGACGAGAACCTGCTGAAGCTCATCCACGACAACCCTCTGTACATCCGCTCGCACTGCAAGGCCATCCTGCGCGCCGCCATTCACAGCGACGCCTACTTCCTGTCCAGCCACCTCATCATCGACTACTCCCTGCTGGTTGGACGGGACGACGCCACCGACCAGCTGGTGGTCGGGATCATAG ATTATATCAGGACGTTCACTTGGGACAAGAAACTGGAGATGGTCGTCAAATCCACTGGAATCCTGGGAGGTCAAG GGAAGATGCCGACGGTGGTTTCCCCGGAGCTGTACAGAGCTCGTTTCTGTGAAGCCATGGACAAATACTTCCTGATGGTCCCGGACCACTGGACCGGCCTGGGAACCAACTGCTGA